In Pseudoalteromonas nigrifaciens, the sequence TATTACTGCGTTTTTGGCTACAGTGGGCAAAAGCCGACTTTTACAACCCAATGAGCCAATTTGTGGTTAAAGCCACCTCTTTCGCAGTAAAGCCACTGCGTAAAGTTATTCCTGGGTTTGGAGGCCTTGATTTAGCCTCGCTATTGCTGGCATTTTTTGTTGCCGCAGCCAAAATAAGTGTGCTTATGTGGCTTATTTATAAGTCATGGGCTATACAACCTGTACTTATTCAAGCATTAATCACCGTACTAAAAGAAGGTTTAAACTTAGTTTTTTGGGTACTTATTATTCGCGCTATTCTAAGCTGGGTTAGCCAAGGCTACAACCCAATAGAAGCGGTATTCCACCAGCTGACTGAACCTATGTTAAAACCTATTCGTAAAATTCTACCATCGCTAGGTGGCTTAGATTTATCGGTTTTAGTGCTTATTATTGGTATTCAGTTTTTACAAATGCTGCTTATGGATCTGTTAGTTTAAGCGCTTATTTTAGCTAAAGAGGTCACAAGACCTCTTTTTTATGTTTTAGGAGTTAATTATGCAACGGTTAATTAAATTGTTTTTTATTACCTGTTTAG encodes:
- a CDS encoding YggT family protein, with the protein product MNAMQFLISTLFDLFLMVVLLRFWLQWAKADFYNPMSQFVVKATSFAVKPLRKVIPGFGGLDLASLLLAFFVAAAKISVLMWLIYKSWAIQPVLIQALITVLKEGLNLVFWVLIIRAILSWVSQGYNPIEAVFHQLTEPMLKPIRKILPSLGGLDLSVLVLIIGIQFLQMLLMDLLV